A genome region from Pan troglodytes isolate AG18354 chromosome 3, NHGRI_mPanTro3-v2.0_pri, whole genome shotgun sequence includes the following:
- the COX7B2 gene encoding cytochrome c oxidase subunit 7B2, mitochondrial encodes MMFPLARNALSSLKIRSILQSMARHSHVKHSPDFHDKYGNAVLASGTAFCVATWVFTATQIGIEWNLSPVGRVTPKEWKHQ; translated from the coding sequence ATGATGTTTCCCTTGGCCAGAAATGCACTAAGCAGTCTCAAGATTCGAAGCATTCTGCAAAGCATGGCAAGACATAGCCATGTAAAACACTCACCAGATTTTCATGATAAATATGGTAATGCTGTGCTAGCCAGTGGAACCGCTTTCTGTGTTGCTACATGGGTGTTTACGGCCACTcagattggaatagaatggaacctATCCCCTGTTGGCAGAGTTACCCCAAAAGAGTGGAAACATCAGTGA